One part of the Candidatus Kouleothrix ribensis genome encodes these proteins:
- a CDS encoding extracellular solute-binding protein, with protein sequence MLAAIVTLAACRADTAPTPAPVPSAAATAPAPRPTAAPPITAVPQPTASPSGLVLWALADEPELAVLRRLVADMSAPSGIQVLVVGKSADALLADLSADALAGLPPPDLVWATQDELGLLQRADIIQPADDGLANDGFLPATLAGATIGGRRWGTPLAARGYLLLLYNRKLVAGAPRTTDELIVQSRAQVRNGGYGMVAAWAEPRWFTAWLAGYGGAAVDAQGRPTLDTPQVVAALNLLKELRVAGPPAPSTYEEGVQLFRAGRAAFAIDGDWTLAGYREYTDTLDLGVAPLPVVPATGRRAAPAFGGMYLMYSARLSGERLAQAWALGRALAGPDAQVRVAAELGWLPALRAALGSPAVVNSPPLAAGVAQAADAPGLPPLDGLRCAWGAIQAQLPGVLLGDQAQEAAAQAMQASADTCAGSARGGPPAMRAQADRILRR encoded by the coding sequence ATGCTCGCCGCAATCGTTACCCTGGCGGCCTGCCGCGCAGATACCGCCCCAACCCCAGCACCCGTGCCTAGCGCAGCCGCGACGGCCCCGGCCCCCCGCCCAACCGCCGCCCCGCCGATTACGGCGGTGCCGCAGCCAACCGCCTCGCCCAGCGGGCTGGTGCTATGGGCGCTCGCCGACGAGCCCGAGCTCGCGGTGCTGCGCCGCCTGGTCGCCGATATGAGCGCGCCGAGCGGCATCCAGGTGCTGGTGGTTGGCAAGAGCGCCGACGCGCTGCTGGCCGATCTGAGCGCCGACGCGCTGGCCGGCCTGCCCCCGCCCGACCTGGTCTGGGCCACGCAGGACGAGCTAGGCCTACTGCAGCGCGCCGATATCATTCAGCCGGCCGACGACGGCCTGGCCAACGATGGGTTTTTGCCGGCCACGCTTGCCGGTGCGACGATCGGCGGGCGGCGCTGGGGTACGCCACTGGCCGCGCGCGGCTACCTGCTGCTGCTGTATAACCGCAAACTGGTGGCCGGCGCGCCCCGCACGACCGACGAGCTGATCGTCCAGTCGCGCGCGCAGGTGCGCAACGGTGGCTATGGCATGGTGGCGGCCTGGGCCGAGCCGCGCTGGTTCACGGCCTGGCTGGCTGGCTATGGTGGTGCGGCCGTCGATGCGCAGGGCCGGCCAACGCTCGATACACCGCAGGTGGTGGCGGCACTCAATCTGCTGAAGGAGCTGCGCGTGGCCGGCCCGCCGGCACCCTCGACCTACGAAGAAGGTGTGCAGCTATTTCGCGCGGGGCGTGCTGCGTTCGCGATCGATGGCGACTGGACGCTGGCCGGCTACCGTGAGTATACCGACACGCTCGATCTGGGGGTTGCGCCGCTGCCGGTTGTGCCGGCCACCGGCCGGCGGGCCGCGCCCGCATTCGGCGGGATGTACCTGATGTACAGCGCCCGGCTGAGTGGCGAGCGGCTGGCCCAGGCATGGGCGCTCGGCCGCGCGCTGGCCGGACCCGATGCGCAGGTACGCGTCGCCGCCGAGCTGGGCTGGCTGCCGGCGCTGCGCGCCGCGCTTGGCAGCCCGGCCGTGGTGAACAGCCCGCCGCTGGCCGCTGGGGTGGCGCAGGCCGCCGATGCGCCGGGGCTGCCACCGCTTGATGGGCTACGCTGTGCCTGGGGCGCCATCCAGGCGCAGCTGCCGGGAGTGCTGCTCGGCGACCAGGCCCAAGAAGCGGCAGCGCAGGCCATGCAGGCCAGCGCCGACACCTGCGCTGGCTCGGCGCGTGGCGGCCCGCCGGCCATGCGAGCACAGGCAGATCGCATCCTCAGGCGGTAA
- a CDS encoding DUF4032 domain-containing protein: MSSTWTMRTSQMHFQEARRKALLAELIDAIRRRPNTMFSFEDVRTRLNIRGQRSLGLQTVPMAHIIGSEGRYSDFDRRFLPRSNELKDRWTSIDRAMSDEVLLPPVELYKIGDAYFVRDGNHRVSVARQVGQVDIDAFVTELFVDVPLTPDLSMHDLLLKEEYSDFLEWTNLHDLRPDERIEFSELGGYLDLVQHINTHRYYLGQAQQREISRDEAVAHWYDEVYMPIVRVIREQHVLQSFPARTEADLYRWIVDHRWYMGERDGADPGPAIAASDYAENFSRRGLVDSAGEALRGALGRLGVRL; the protein is encoded by the coding sequence ATGAGTAGCACATGGACCATGCGCACCTCGCAGATGCACTTCCAGGAGGCGCGGCGCAAGGCGCTGCTGGCCGAGCTGATCGATGCCATCCGCCGCCGCCCGAATACCATGTTCTCGTTTGAAGATGTGCGCACGCGGCTGAATATTCGTGGCCAGCGCTCGCTTGGCCTGCAGACGGTGCCGATGGCACATATCATCGGTAGCGAGGGCCGCTATAGCGATTTCGACCGGCGCTTCTTGCCGCGTTCGAACGAGCTAAAGGACCGCTGGACTAGTATCGACCGGGCGATGAGCGACGAAGTGCTGCTGCCGCCAGTCGAGCTGTATAAGATTGGCGATGCCTATTTTGTGCGCGACGGCAACCACCGCGTGTCGGTCGCCCGCCAGGTGGGCCAGGTCGACATCGACGCCTTTGTGACTGAGCTGTTCGTTGATGTGCCGCTGACCCCCGACCTCTCGATGCACGACCTGCTGCTGAAAGAGGAGTACAGCGACTTTCTGGAATGGACTAACCTGCACGATCTGCGGCCCGACGAGCGGATCGAGTTCAGCGAGCTAGGCGGCTACCTCGATTTGGTGCAGCATATCAATACGCATCGCTACTACCTTGGGCAAGCGCAGCAGCGCGAGATCAGCCGCGATGAGGCGGTGGCCCACTGGTACGACGAGGTCTACATGCCGATCGTGCGGGTGATTCGCGAGCAGCATGTGCTACAGTCGTTCCCCGCGCGCACCGAAGCCGACCTGTATCGCTGGATCGTCGATCACCGCTGGTATATGGGCGAGCGCGACGGGGCCGACCCTGGCCCGGCGATTGCGGCCAGCGACTATGCAGAGAACTTCAGCCGGCGCGGCCTGGTCGACTCGGCCGGCGAGGCGCTGCGCGGCGCGCTCGGGCGGCTGGGTGTGCGCCTGTGA
- a CDS encoding metallophosphoesterase gives MQFLTVSDEVVPAIYSLNINERFGSIDAVLGCGDLPAYYLEFIVTMLARPCFYIDGNHNDTELTESGEVLRSPRGCVNLERRAISYAGLLLAGLGGCLRYNQEPGAQYSESQMLMHVWALAPRLLLNRLRYGRYLDVMLTHAPPLGIHNGPDRPHHGFRALLLLMDWFAPRYLIHGHIHRSYGFSTVTETRYKQTLVLNTAGYRLLTIDAQSLQQC, from the coding sequence ATGCAGTTCCTGACCGTCAGCGACGAGGTCGTGCCCGCAATCTATAGCCTGAATATCAACGAGCGGTTTGGCAGTATCGACGCGGTGCTTGGCTGTGGTGACCTACCGGCATACTACCTGGAGTTCATCGTCACTATGCTGGCCCGGCCGTGTTTCTACATCGATGGGAATCATAACGATACTGAGCTGACCGAAAGCGGCGAGGTGCTGCGATCACCGCGCGGCTGCGTGAACCTCGAGCGGCGCGCCATCTCCTACGCGGGGCTGCTGCTGGCTGGCCTGGGTGGCTGCCTACGCTATAACCAGGAGCCTGGCGCGCAGTACAGCGAGTCGCAGATGCTGATGCATGTGTGGGCGCTGGCGCCGCGGCTGCTGCTGAACCGGCTGCGCTACGGCCGCTACCTGGACGTGATGCTGACCCACGCGCCGCCGCTGGGCATTCACAATGGGCCGGATCGGCCACACCATGGCTTTCGCGCCCTGCTGCTGCTGATGGATTGGTTCGCGCCACGCTACCTGATCCACGGGCATATCCATCGCTCGTATGGGTTTAGCACCGTGACGGAGACGCGCTACAAGCAGACGCTGGTGTTGAACACCGCCGGCTATCGCCTGCTGACGATCGATGCGCAGTCGCTACAGCAATGCTGA
- a CDS encoding DDE-type integrase/transposase/recombinase: MQDETPMTIMERRKYLGLMRSRYAQADRATQSRLLDEMEAVTTMHRKSLLRLLHAPDLARRPRSTHRPKTYRAPVEDAIRLIWETLDYICAERLTPALLPTARSLIQHGELTLSDTLLAQLGAISVATVQRRLSRFTHDTPRLPRKGPEQANRVARSIPMRTIAWDETEPGHFEVDLVHHGGPEPKGDYLHTLQMIDVATGWSERVALLGRSQSAMEAGFRRILARLPFAVREIHTDNGSEFLNHHLVRIWGQEITGLTISRSRPYQKNDNRFVEQKNATLVRAFLGQVRLDSQAQTEQLNGLYDQMWRYYNLFQPVLRLREKTRAEQRVIRRWDTAQTPLARLLSTQVTSAAERERLERLCMTINPRTLRQQIYRDLERLLGQPAARLHWEPRV, from the coding sequence ATGCAGGACGAAACACCGATGACGATTATGGAGCGACGGAAATACCTCGGCCTGATGCGCTCGCGCTACGCGCAGGCCGACCGTGCCACGCAAAGCCGCCTGCTTGACGAGATGGAAGCTGTGACCACGATGCATCGTAAAAGCCTGCTGCGCCTCTTGCACGCGCCTGACCTCGCTCGCCGCCCACGCTCCACCCACCGCCCCAAAACCTACCGTGCCCCCGTCGAGGACGCGATCCGACTGATTTGGGAAACGCTCGATTACATCTGTGCCGAACGCTTGACCCCCGCGCTGCTTCCGACCGCTCGCTCGCTCATCCAGCATGGCGAACTCACCCTTTCCGACACCCTGCTGGCCCAACTTGGCGCGATCAGCGTTGCGACGGTGCAACGCCGCCTCTCGCGTTTCACACACGATACGCCACGCCTGCCGCGCAAAGGTCCCGAACAGGCCAATCGGGTCGCCCGCTCCATTCCTATGCGCACGATCGCCTGGGATGAGACTGAACCGGGCCACTTCGAGGTCGATCTGGTGCATCACGGCGGCCCCGAGCCCAAGGGCGACTACCTCCACACGCTGCAGATGATCGACGTCGCAACCGGCTGGAGCGAACGGGTCGCGCTCCTCGGTCGCAGCCAGTCCGCCATGGAAGCCGGCTTTCGCCGCATCCTGGCGCGGCTGCCGTTTGCCGTGCGCGAGATACACACCGACAACGGCTCTGAGTTCCTGAACCACCATCTGGTACGCATCTGGGGTCAGGAAATCACTGGCTTGACCATAAGCCGCTCACGGCCCTATCAGAAGAATGATAACCGCTTTGTCGAGCAGAAAAATGCCACACTGGTGCGGGCGTTTCTTGGTCAGGTACGCTTGGACAGCCAGGCGCAGACCGAGCAGCTGAATGGGCTGTATGACCAGATGTGGCGCTACTACAACCTGTTCCAGCCGGTGTTACGCTTGCGCGAGAAAACCCGCGCTGAGCAGCGGGTCATTCGCCGGTGGGATACCGCCCAGACGCCACTGGCACGGCTGCTGAGCACGCAGGTGACCAGTGCGGCTGAGCGTGAACGCCTGGAGCGCCTGTGCATGACGATCAATCCACGCACGTTGCGCCAGCAGATCTATCGTGACCTGGAACGGCTGCTCGGACAGCCCGCCGCGCGGCTGCACTGGGAGCCGCGCGTGTGA
- a CDS encoding PAS domain-containing sensor histidine kinase has product MPNTHPLLHSSAEFDWLRRSHVLNTCLLTIGLTMGLIGFAGASLRLGEGRLEQLPLTLVLALLLGAGWLLAAFLFSRVRRYGVAGGLVIVFVLVVLALATYALPGYFTALLPFACLPTALAALLLGRRSVYVTAISTLLSLLAASLAAQQIAPPPLTFALPPSGPALSAAMAATALCFLALTLAPLRGDFERMAGRLRRADIARHAAEAGQQADAQATTAALEGLAARAHNLEAVLQQVGDGVIAIGPDGTIVRANAAARRLWAELATGDLLGQRFEQLRALLAGAAQAVEIAALPAGLAHGEGYTHVLLDRREQARLLRLRTELLGLLADEMRNPLTSMVTALEMTLGQNLPEGADRVLVGARRSGQRLLDLVTTMLEIHQLEHNPGALRRAPVPLRPILDAGIAYTTPLQHQGAVQVVVEYSGDSVVLADGERVRRAFVHLLEHALRQSPPYSTVQVRTECQHEAVIVRISDQGPGLTPQQRDLLFDQRVAPGERKAPALGLAFSKLVIEAHGGQVIVESSGGQGSTYGFSLPIERRAEA; this is encoded by the coding sequence ATGCCGAATACACACCCGCTGCTGCATTCATCAGCTGAGTTTGATTGGCTGCGTCGCAGCCATGTGCTGAATACCTGTCTACTGACGATCGGGCTGACGATGGGCCTGATCGGGTTTGCCGGCGCCAGCCTGCGCCTCGGCGAGGGCCGGCTCGAGCAGCTGCCGCTTACGCTGGTGCTGGCACTACTGCTTGGCGCGGGCTGGCTGCTGGCGGCGTTTTTATTTAGCCGCGTGCGGCGCTACGGCGTGGCCGGTGGGCTGGTGATCGTGTTTGTGCTGGTTGTGCTGGCGCTGGCAACTTACGCGCTGCCCGGCTACTTCACGGCGCTGCTACCCTTCGCATGCTTGCCCACCGCGCTCGCGGCGCTGCTGCTCGGCCGCCGGTCGGTGTATGTCACGGCGATCAGCACATTGCTGAGTCTGCTGGCAGCCAGCCTGGCCGCCCAGCAGATCGCACCGCCGCCGCTCACGTTCGCGCTGCCGCCGAGCGGGCCGGCGCTGAGCGCGGCTATGGCCGCCACGGCGCTGTGCTTTCTGGCGCTGACGCTCGCGCCGCTGCGTGGCGATTTTGAGCGTATGGCCGGCCGGCTGCGGCGCGCCGACATAGCCCGGCACGCGGCTGAGGCCGGGCAGCAGGCCGATGCACAGGCCACCACTGCCGCGCTAGAGGGGCTGGCCGCGCGCGCGCACAACCTCGAAGCCGTGCTGCAACAGGTCGGCGACGGCGTGATTGCGATCGGGCCTGATGGAACGATCGTGCGCGCCAATGCGGCCGCCCGCCGCCTGTGGGCCGAGCTTGCTACAGGCGACCTGCTTGGCCAGCGCTTCGAGCAGCTGCGCGCGCTACTGGCCGGCGCTGCCCAGGCTGTCGAGATCGCCGCGCTGCCGGCCGGCCTGGCTCACGGCGAGGGCTACACGCATGTGCTGCTCGATCGGCGCGAGCAGGCCAGGCTGCTGCGCCTGCGCACCGAGCTGCTGGGCCTGCTGGCCGACGAGATGCGCAACCCGCTTACGTCGATGGTTACGGCGCTCGAGATGACACTCGGCCAGAATTTGCCCGAGGGCGCCGACCGTGTGCTGGTGGGCGCGCGCCGTAGCGGCCAGCGCCTGCTCGACCTCGTGACGACGATGCTCGAGATCCACCAGCTCGAGCACAACCCCGGCGCGCTGCGGCGCGCGCCCGTGCCGCTGCGCCCGATCCTCGACGCCGGGATTGCCTATACCACCCCGTTGCAGCATCAGGGCGCGGTGCAGGTGGTCGTCGAGTATAGTGGCGACAGCGTGGTGCTGGCCGATGGCGAGCGTGTGCGCCGGGCGTTCGTGCATCTGCTCGAGCATGCGCTGCGCCAGAGCCCGCCGTATAGCACTGTGCAGGTGCGCACCGAGTGCCAGCACGAGGCCGTGATAGTGCGGATCAGCGATCAAGGCCCGGGGCTGACACCACAGCAGCGCGACCTGCTGTTCGACCAGCGCGTCGCCCCCGGTGAGCGCAAGGCGCCCGCGCTCGGCCTGGCCTTCAGCAAGCTGGTAATCGAGGCTCACGGCGGCCAGGTGATCGTCGAGAGCAGCGGTGGCCAGGGTAGTACCTACGGCTTCAGCCTGCCGATCGAGCGCCGCGCCGAGGCATAG
- a CDS encoding HAMP domain-containing protein, translating to MPLRRRLTISYVGFFAAALIILDIGLYLIVRQSLYSAIDDELRRGAALLQQGFTESNQTPKAYFNGDKWVLLLKTPPVREFEASNLYIQVYDLDNNTPLVDSPNLTPPTDVSLARLEQAKREPIAPHTVELGQARMREVLQPLEFNDRSVGVVQVARSLGETDRALRLLLYVLLAGGGVVLLAAARGGDWLTRAAFKPIDEISRTAQSIVRAEDLSLRVPVPYPQDELQRLTITMNDLLARLEALFSAQRRFVADVSHELRTPLAAMQGNLEVLDRGAARDPELLAESLADMRREVARLIRMANDLLLLAQSEAGIQLRHEPVELDTLLLEVHRELRPLAGAIQLRIGEEDQIIVQGDSDRIKQALLNLGVNALQHTPPGGCVTLGLARRDGMAALSVADSGAGINADDLPYIFERFYRADRSRSRNRGGAGLGLAIVKWIAEAHGGQVLVSSTIGAGSCFTIVLPLDQPAQPATATLQFLQSATPHS from the coding sequence ATGCCGCTGCGCCGCCGCCTTACGATCTCGTATGTCGGCTTCTTCGCCGCAGCCCTGATCATCCTGGATATCGGGCTGTACCTGATTGTGCGGCAATCGCTGTATAGCGCGATCGACGACGAGCTGCGGCGTGGCGCGGCGCTGCTTCAACAGGGCTTCACCGAGAGCAACCAGACACCCAAGGCCTACTTCAATGGCGACAAGTGGGTGTTGCTGCTGAAGACCCCGCCGGTGCGCGAGTTCGAGGCCAGCAACCTGTACATCCAGGTGTACGACCTCGACAATAACACCCCGCTGGTCGACTCGCCGAATCTGACGCCGCCGACCGATGTGTCGTTGGCCCGGCTCGAGCAGGCCAAGCGCGAGCCGATCGCGCCGCACACGGTTGAGCTGGGCCAGGCCCGCATGCGCGAGGTATTGCAGCCGCTCGAATTCAACGATCGCAGCGTCGGCGTGGTGCAGGTAGCGCGCTCGCTGGGCGAGACCGACCGCGCGCTGCGGCTGCTGCTGTACGTGCTGCTGGCCGGCGGCGGCGTGGTGTTGCTGGCGGCCGCGCGCGGCGGGGATTGGCTTACACGCGCGGCGTTCAAGCCGATCGACGAGATCTCGCGCACCGCCCAGAGCATCGTGCGCGCCGAGGATCTCAGCCTGCGCGTGCCGGTGCCCTACCCGCAAGATGAGCTACAGCGGCTCACGATCACTATGAACGACTTGCTGGCGCGCCTCGAGGCGCTGTTCAGCGCGCAGCGCCGCTTCGTCGCCGATGTGTCGCACGAGCTGCGTACGCCGCTGGCGGCCATGCAAGGCAACCTCGAGGTGCTCGACCGCGGCGCTGCGCGCGACCCCGAGCTGCTGGCCGAGTCGCTGGCCGATATGCGCCGCGAGGTGGCGCGGCTGATCCGCATGGCGAATGATCTGCTGCTGCTGGCCCAGAGCGAGGCCGGCATCCAGCTGCGCCACGAGCCGGTTGAGCTCGACACGCTGCTGCTCGAGGTGCATCGCGAGCTGCGGCCATTGGCCGGCGCGATACAGCTGCGTATCGGCGAGGAAGATCAGATCATCGTGCAGGGCGACAGCGACCGGATCAAGCAGGCACTGCTGAATCTGGGTGTCAATGCCTTGCAGCACACGCCGCCCGGCGGCTGTGTGACGCTCGGCCTGGCCCGGCGCGACGGCATGGCCGCCCTGAGTGTGGCCGATAGCGGCGCCGGCATCAATGCCGATGATCTACCATACATCTTCGAACGCTTCTACCGTGCCGATCGCTCGCGCTCGCGCAACCGTGGCGGCGCCGGCCTCGGGCTGGCGATCGTGAAGTGGATCGCCGAGGCCCACGGCGGCCAGGTGCTGGTGTCGAGCACGATCGGCGCCGGTAGCTGCTTTACGATCGTGCTGCCGCTCGATCAGCCGGCCCAGCCGGCCACGGCCACGTTACAATTTCTTCAATCTGCCACGCCGCACAGCTGA
- a CDS encoding DUF3459 domain-containing protein, with protein sequence MPCLKFARRAALPLLIALLAACGPAAQAPVAPAPTAAPAAPATPAPPAAPATPAPTAAPAPTPLQAPLAAGWWDDAVCYEVFVRSFYDSNADGIGDLPGLIEKLDYINDGDPQRQADLGATCIWLMPIMPSNTYHGYAVTDYYGVNPQYGTADDFKRLVGAAHQRGIKVLIDMVLNHTSSEHPWFTSALQGPGARYRDWYRWSDTDPGTQGWHKSPVRDEYYYSAFDGGLPDLNYLNPDVTAEAYAISAFWLNDMGADGFRMDAAKHLIEHGSAVADTPETNAWLRGYRTFLQKTAPGAFTIGENFGGSSIGLASYYPDQLDMYFEFNIGLKIIQAVNLGDAEQYIGAVRVAYEDLPSQRWAPFLTNHDQNRAMSAFGDNPDRARLAAIALLTLPGLPFVYYGEEIGMLGAKPDEQLRTPMQWSAAANAGFSTVAPWEPPQANYPATNVAAQERDPAALLNLYRRLIHLHTSIPALGHGSFTALRSSSSNVAAFVRRQGDEALLVLLNFGRRPADAATLTLGASELVPASYTLTSLLGDQASAAPLTIAPGGAIAGYVPLASIPARSGYVFRMAR encoded by the coding sequence ATGCCATGCCTGAAGTTCGCCCGCCGCGCCGCGCTGCCGCTGCTGATCGCGTTGCTGGCTGCCTGCGGCCCTGCCGCCCAGGCGCCTGTTGCGCCGGCCCCAACCGCCGCGCCCGCTGCGCCGGCCACGCCAGCGCCACCCGCTGCGCCGGCCACACCAGCGCCAACCGCTGCGCCGGCGCCAACCCCCCTGCAGGCGCCGCTTGCGGCCGGCTGGTGGGACGACGCGGTGTGCTACGAGGTGTTCGTGCGCTCGTTCTACGATAGCAATGCCGATGGTATTGGCGACCTGCCCGGCCTGATCGAGAAGCTCGACTACATCAACGACGGTGATCCGCAGCGCCAGGCCGATCTAGGCGCAACCTGCATCTGGCTCATGCCAATCATGCCCTCGAATACCTATCACGGCTACGCCGTCACCGATTACTATGGTGTCAACCCGCAGTACGGCACCGCCGACGACTTCAAGCGGTTGGTTGGCGCGGCACACCAGCGCGGCATCAAGGTGCTGATCGACATGGTGCTGAATCACACCTCGAGCGAGCACCCCTGGTTCACGTCGGCGCTGCAGGGGCCTGGCGCACGCTACCGCGACTGGTACCGCTGGTCGGATACCGACCCCGGCACGCAGGGCTGGCACAAGTCGCCCGTGCGCGACGAGTACTACTACAGCGCGTTCGACGGTGGCCTGCCCGACCTGAACTACCTTAATCCCGACGTGACCGCCGAGGCGTATGCGATCAGCGCGTTCTGGCTGAACGACATGGGCGCCGACGGCTTCCGCATGGACGCGGCTAAGCACCTGATCGAGCACGGTTCGGCGGTTGCCGATACGCCCGAGACCAACGCCTGGCTGCGGGGCTACCGCACGTTCCTCCAGAAGACTGCGCCGGGTGCGTTCACAATCGGCGAGAATTTCGGCGGCTCGTCGATCGGCCTGGCCTCGTACTACCCCGATCAGCTCGATATGTACTTCGAGTTCAATATCGGCCTGAAGATCATCCAGGCGGTGAACCTGGGCGATGCCGAGCAGTATATCGGCGCGGTGCGGGTGGCGTATGAAGATCTGCCGTCCCAGCGCTGGGCACCGTTCCTGACCAACCACGACCAGAACCGCGCGATGAGCGCGTTCGGCGATAACCCCGACCGCGCCAGGCTGGCCGCAATCGCGCTGCTGACCCTGCCGGGCCTGCCGTTTGTGTACTACGGCGAGGAGATCGGCATGCTCGGCGCCAAGCCCGACGAGCAGCTCCGCACGCCGATGCAGTGGAGCGCGGCCGCCAACGCCGGGTTTAGCACTGTCGCGCCCTGGGAGCCGCCCCAGGCGAACTACCCGGCCACCAATGTCGCCGCGCAAGAGCGCGACCCGGCCGCGCTGCTGAACCTGTACCGCCGGCTGATCCACCTGCACACCAGCATCCCGGCGCTTGGGCACGGCAGCTTCACCGCGCTGCGCTCGAGCAGCAGTAATGTCGCGGCATTTGTGCGCCGGCAGGGCGACGAAGCCCTGCTTGTGCTGCTGAACTTCGGGCGCCGGCCCGCCGACGCCGCTACGCTCACACTCGGCGCCAGCGAGCTTGTGCCTGCCAGCTATACGCTCACGTCGCTGCTGGGCGACCAGGCCAGCGCCGCGCCGCTGACGATCGCGCCCGGCGGCGCGATTGCCGGCTACGTGCCGCTCGCCTCGATCCCCGCGCGTAGCGGCTACGTGTTCCGTATGGCGCGCTAG
- the lipB gene encoding lipoyl(octanoyl) transferase LipB gives MTTSTETRLPGVQVLLAGQMDYRAAWERQRELGRMRSAGTIGDVLMLVEHPHTYTFGSRPKPEQLLVPRALLVAQGIALVESDRGGDITYHGPGQIVGYPILKLSQHGGDVLRYLRMLEQTICVALARYGVAGEQIDGLTGVWVGAAKICAIGVKLSASGVTQHGFALNVSTQLRFFEQIIPCGIADRGVTSLERELGQAPALEEVGQRVIEAFGGVFGVRMG, from the coding sequence ATGACGACATCGACCGAAACACGCCTGCCTGGCGTGCAGGTGCTTCTGGCCGGGCAGATGGACTACCGGGCTGCCTGGGAGCGCCAGCGCGAGCTAGGCCGCATGCGCTCGGCCGGCACGATCGGCGACGTGCTGATGCTGGTCGAGCACCCGCACACCTATACGTTCGGCAGCCGGCCCAAGCCCGAGCAGCTGCTGGTGCCGCGCGCGCTACTGGTGGCCCAGGGCATCGCGCTGGTCGAGTCGGATCGCGGCGGCGACATCACCTACCATGGGCCGGGCCAGATCGTCGGCTACCCGATCCTCAAGCTCTCGCAGCATGGCGGCGATGTGCTGCGCTACCTGCGCATGCTCGAGCAGACGATCTGCGTGGCGCTGGCGCGCTACGGCGTGGCCGGCGAGCAGATCGATGGCCTGACAGGCGTGTGGGTTGGCGCCGCGAAGATCTGCGCAATCGGCGTGAAACTGAGCGCCAGCGGCGTAACCCAGCACGGCTTTGCGCTAAACGTGAGTACGCAGCTGCGCTTCTTCGAGCAGATCATCCCGTGCGGCATCGCCGACCGAGGGGTTACCTCGCTCGAGCGCGAGCTGGGCCAGGCCCCGGCGCTTGAGGAGGTTGGGCAGCGCGTGATTGAGGCGTTTGGGGGTGTTTTTGGGGTGCGTATGGGTTGA
- a CDS encoding aspartate aminotransferase family protein produces the protein MTAQDMIAADQAYVLQTYPRPSFVVERGEGCYLYDTNGQRYLDFVAGIAVNALGYADPDVTQAIAAHAGDLIHTSNLYYTRPAIELAQRLAQRSFADRVFFSNSGAEAVEGAIKFARKYAREHHSEGKTTVVAFSGSFHGRSMGAVAVTHREKYRLPFMPVMPGVRFAPFNDLAAAEQAIGDDVCAVIVEPVQGEGGLSVATPAFLRGLRARCDAVGALLIADEIQCGMGRTGTLWAYEPYGVTPDIMTVAKPLGGGLPIGAILMTQAVADVIHAGDHGTTFGGGPFVTTIARVVFDKIADERFLARVREVSDYLDEALHDFASSHPRVRELRGRGLMRGLQIDGSAAQLRELAHGAGLLLATAGDDVVRLLPPLIIEHSHVDELVQRLDQAFAKL, from the coding sequence ATGACCGCACAGGATATGATCGCCGCCGATCAGGCATATGTTCTACAGACATACCCGCGCCCGAGTTTTGTGGTCGAGCGCGGCGAGGGGTGCTACCTGTACGATACCAACGGGCAGCGCTACCTTGATTTCGTGGCTGGCATTGCGGTCAACGCGCTCGGCTACGCCGACCCCGACGTAACCCAGGCGATCGCGGCTCACGCCGGCGATCTGATCCACACCTCGAATCTGTACTATACGCGCCCGGCGATCGAGCTAGCCCAGCGGCTGGCTCAGCGCTCGTTCGCCGACCGGGTGTTCTTCAGCAACAGCGGCGCCGAGGCGGTCGAGGGGGCGATCAAGTTCGCCCGCAAGTATGCCCGCGAGCACCATAGCGAGGGTAAGACCACGGTGGTGGCGTTTAGCGGCTCGTTTCATGGCCGCAGCATGGGCGCGGTGGCGGTGACCCACCGCGAGAAGTATCGGCTGCCGTTTATGCCGGTGATGCCCGGCGTGCGCTTCGCGCCGTTCAACGACCTGGCCGCAGCCGAGCAGGCGATCGGCGACGACGTGTGCGCGGTGATCGTCGAGCCGGTGCAGGGCGAGGGCGGGCTGAGCGTGGCGACGCCCGCGTTTCTGCGCGGCCTGCGCGCGCGCTGCGACGCGGTCGGCGCGCTGCTGATCGCCGACGAGATCCAGTGTGGCATGGGCCGCACCGGCACGCTGTGGGCCTACGAGCCATACGGCGTCACGCCCGATATCATGACCGTGGCCAAGCCGCTCGGTGGCGGCCTGCCGATCGGCGCCATCCTGATGACCCAGGCGGTGGCCGATGTGATCCACGCCGGCGACCACGGCACGACCTTCGGTGGCGGGCCGTTCGTGACTACGATCGCCAGGGTGGTGTTCGACAAGATCGCCGACGAGCGCTTCCTGGCGCGCGTGCGCGAGGTGAGCGATTACCTGGACGAGGCGCTGCACGATTTTGCCAGCAGCCACCCACGCGTGCGCGAGCTGCGCGGGCGCGGGCTGATGCGCGGCCTGCAGATCGATGGCTCGGCTGCCCAGCTGCGCGAGCTGGCCCACGGCGCCGGGCTGCTGCTGGCGACTGCCGGCGACGACGTGGTGCGCCTGCTGCCGCCGCTGATCATCGAGCATAGCCATGTCGACGAGCTGGTGCAGCGGCTCGACCAGGCCTTCGCCAAGTTATGA